A stretch of the Bacteroidota bacterium genome encodes the following:
- a CDS encoding FlgD immunoglobulin-like domain containing protein codes for MKQLSSLILAIVMICSITGNLKSGIDPQQPKAFFDFKKQSSPELQLIFDRKKIDVNRISAWFRNDGEFFSDHATTGPGFEWPKGSRIHAIFSSGLWVGAKVQTDTGKEIRVATVGHFGSEYRPGRIMPDGSAEDFTLPHLRIYQVRPLLDLPTSTPDYADWPVNQGAPWIDIDANGIWNPNIDKIGINWPSGPEYPAMIQFYVYNDAHANFHTWIWGRSKPLGVEVRQTNWAYQSGIGDILFIRFQIYNKSSNTLDSTYFTLWSDPDLGDAFDDYVGCDTTSDYRGKPHNLGYAYNGTNTDGPIGYGTAPPAVGFKLMQGPLIQGSFNDTAIAFGKKWAGFKNGRISSFNFYCGPGQGGCTNPDWYDPSLFGQTYNIMKGLTRTGKPQIDCNGDTTKFVFAGDPVTGTGCLNSHLLQPSDIRFTMPTGPLTLAPGDSQEVIYAVIIDRGANNLNSITRLRILSERVNLAYENSFKNIPFASLLSPNIYSPPFLINAFVKDAIQVVATLTSQTGTILGTATLYDDGLHNDSSANDNIWGNWLHSNVDSAGAMLSLSITYSNNQTLEWRNLLTGIPTIGKIKIDDFQISADHINNDGIPNPGENIRFTLKLINFTNFNLNIWNINEYKVESPHISQVNLPRSSVVNIPSNSISNWFPDNYYSLNIDKNTPTPHIAKIIFQFNDDKENYWFDTLKFTVQEFTFPPIDTLPLHSSGYSEGTFRICLVDYSQLKDNYYKININKPSQDNITFNLINTQTNDSLLKKHELPEPLYGHNIPVTDGFRIRRGNFTTLSGAKKWDYLPLSNKWFTGVNGYSTRMDVLCGYRGFITYPRIGRFVDLVSSVPADSLRIVELRFSDNNTQKAYRCIDGLSIRPPRGIIHPEFRPFVITDSVGYGYWYQDYEMYPLGNSALGRTVPFTVWEINNKTGQERQLDVAIIERNDTLYRKILGSDGNDSLVYIYRGNIDGKWNPSPLNNSDSQPGDEVILILNTTYSDSPKTDYTVQGNWYSRQYQYKYAVWMRRMNVGSTYTDGDVLEITPYFPLTANDVFEFNPLKLLSVKNTKEVPDRFALYNNYPNPFNPQTTIRYEIPVGGRVVLEIYNLLGQKVRTLLNEEKPAGRYSSVWDGKNDNGNFISSGVYLYRLVVSSSGPLRSENYTTTKKMVLIR; via the coding sequence ATGAAACAGTTAAGTAGTCTCATTTTGGCTATTGTAATGATTTGTTCAATTACAGGCAACTTGAAAAGTGGTATCGATCCACAACAACCAAAAGCTTTTTTCGATTTCAAAAAACAATCTTCTCCTGAATTACAATTAATTTTCGACCGAAAAAAAATTGATGTAAACCGCATCTCAGCCTGGTTCAGAAACGACGGCGAGTTTTTTAGCGACCACGCAACGACTGGTCCGGGCTTTGAGTGGCCAAAAGGAAGTAGGATACATGCTATCTTCTCGTCTGGTTTATGGGTGGGCGCAAAAGTTCAAACCGATACAGGAAAAGAAATCCGCGTTGCAACGGTTGGTCATTTCGGTTCAGAGTATCGCCCCGGTCGTATTATGCCTGACGGTTCTGCAGAAGATTTTACACTTCCCCATTTAAGAATTTACCAGGTCCGTCCATTGCTCGATTTACCAACTTCGACTCCCGATTATGCTGATTGGCCCGTTAATCAAGGTGCGCCGTGGATTGATATAGATGCTAACGGAATTTGGAATCCAAATATAGATAAAATCGGTATCAATTGGCCCTCTGGTCCTGAATATCCTGCTATGATTCAATTTTATGTGTATAATGATGCTCATGCTAATTTTCATACTTGGATTTGGGGTCGCTCAAAACCTCTCGGTGTTGAAGTCAGGCAAACTAATTGGGCTTATCAAAGTGGGATTGGTGATATACTTTTCATAAGATTTCAAATCTATAACAAAAGTTCAAACACACTCGATAGTACGTATTTTACACTCTGGTCAGATCCGGATTTAGGTGATGCTTTTGACGATTATGTTGGATGCGATACCACAAGTGATTATAGAGGCAAACCACATAATTTAGGTTATGCATACAACGGGACTAACACTGATGGACCTATAGGTTATGGAACCGCACCCCCCGCCGTTGGTTTTAAACTGATGCAAGGACCTCTCATCCAAGGTAGTTTCAACGACACAGCTATCGCATTTGGTAAAAAATGGGCAGGGTTTAAAAACGGCAGAATATCTTCTTTCAACTTTTATTGCGGTCCCGGTCAAGGCGGTTGTACAAATCCGGATTGGTACGACCCATCATTATTTGGACAAACTTATAATATTATGAAGGGTTTAACTCGAACCGGCAAACCTCAAATCGACTGTAACGGTGATACTACAAAATTTGTATTTGCCGGCGATCCTGTAACGGGTACGGGTTGTTTGAATAGTCATCTTCTACAACCGTCCGATATTAGATTTACAATGCCAACCGGTCCTTTAACACTTGCACCGGGAGACTCACAAGAAGTAATTTATGCAGTCATTATCGACAGAGGTGCCAATAATTTGAACAGCATTACACGGCTCAGAATTTTATCTGAAAGGGTGAATCTCGCTTATGAAAACAGTTTTAAAAATATTCCGTTTGCATCTTTATTATCTCCAAATATATACTCTCCTCCTTTTTTAATAAATGCTTTTGTAAAAGATGCTATACAAGTAGTTGCCACTCTTACCAGCCAGACAGGAACAATTTTAGGAACCGCTACTCTTTATGACGATGGCTTGCACAACGATAGTTCAGCCAACGATAATATTTGGGGAAACTGGCTACACTCGAATGTGGATAGTGCAGGAGCGATGTTGAGTTTGTCAATTACTTATTCTAATAATCAAACGTTGGAATGGCGAAATTTATTAACCGGAATTCCAACCATAGGTAAAATTAAAATTGATGATTTTCAAATTTCAGCCGATCATATTAATAATGATGGTATTCCAAACCCTGGTGAAAATATCAGGTTTACATTAAAACTAATAAATTTCACAAATTTTAATTTAAATATCTGGAACATTAATGAATACAAGGTTGAAAGTCCGCATATTTCACAGGTCAATCTTCCTAGAAGTTCAGTAGTTAATATACCATCCAACAGTATATCCAATTGGTTTCCGGACAACTATTATTCCTTAAACATTGACAAAAATACTCCGACACCGCATATCGCAAAAATCATTTTCCAATTTAATGATGACAAAGAAAATTACTGGTTCGATACTCTTAAATTTACGGTGCAAGAATTTACATTTCCTCCAATCGACACACTCCCTTTGCACAGTAGCGGATATTCAGAAGGAACTTTTAGAATCTGTTTAGTTGATTACAGTCAGCTAAAAGATAATTATTACAAAATCAATATCAATAAACCTTCGCAAGATAACATCACTTTTAATTTGATAAACACACAAACCAATGATTCGTTATTAAAAAAACATGAACTTCCTGAACCGTTGTACGGACATAATATACCGGTTACTGATGGATTTAGAATTAGGAGGGGAAATTTTACAACATTATCAGGAGCTAAAAAATGGGATTATTTACCACTTTCTAACAAATGGTTTACAGGTGTTAACGGATATTCTACTCGTATGGACGTTCTTTGTGGTTATCGGGGTTTCATCACGTATCCTAGAATAGGACGATTTGTCGATTTGGTCAGTTCCGTACCCGCCGATTCATTAAGAATCGTTGAATTAAGATTTAGTGACAACAATACTCAAAAAGCTTACAGGTGTATTGATGGATTAAGTATTCGACCACCGAGGGGAATAATCCATCCTGAATTCCGACCATTTGTGATTACGGACTCAGTTGGATATGGATATTGGTATCAGGATTACGAAATGTACCCATTAGGTAATTCGGCATTAGGCAGAACAGTTCCGTTTACAGTTTGGGAAATAAATAATAAAACAGGACAGGAAAGACAACTCGATGTTGCGATTATTGAACGTAATGACACTCTGTACAGGAAGATACTCGGTTCTGATGGGAATGATTCTCTCGTCTATATCTACCGTGGTAACATTGATGGAAAATGGAATCCTTCGCCATTAAATAATTCTGATAGCCAACCAGGAGATGAAGTAATATTAATATTAAATACAACTTATTCAGATTCACCGAAAACAGACTATACTGTTCAAGGTAATTGGTACAGTCGTCAATATCAATATAAATATGCTGTTTGGATGAGACGAATGAATGTTGGTTCGACATATACAGATGGTGATGTCCTCGAAATAACGCCTTACTTCCCTCTCACTGCGAATGATGTATTCGAATTCAATCCTTTAAAGTTGTTATCTGTTAAAAATACAAAAGAAGTTCCAGACAGGTTTGCTCTTTACAACAACTATCCAAACCCGTTCAACCCGCAAACAACTATTCGTTATGAAATACCAGTTGGCGGTAGAGTAGTTTTAGAAATTTACAATCTTCTCGGTCAGAAAGTCAGAACATTGCTTAACGAAGAAAAACCTGCCGGGAGGTATTCAAGTGTTTGGGATGGCAAAAATGATAATGGTAACTTTATATCTTCAGGAGTATATTTATACAGACTTGTGGTGAGTTCATCGGGCCCATTGAGAAGCGAGAATTATACAACAACCAAAAAGATGGTTTTAATCCGATAA
- the buk gene encoding butyrate kinase, giving the protein MYKILVINPGSTSTKIAIFNDKEMVLAETLKHSAEEIKTHPKIWNQFDFRFSAIDKWLHQNKINLKELNAVVTLGGLFRSLEGGVYEVNDKMLVDARANLQGEHASNLGCALAYSIAVEAHCKAYVVDPVSVDEFEPLARYSGHPEITRRSLSHALSLHEAARNAAEQLHLKYESSSFVIAHTGGGISVAPIRNGKIIDVNDASSDGPFSPERTGGLPLQPFITLAYSGKYSEQELRKFVMGNGGLVAYLRTNSAEEIEKRIADGDAKAKEVFEAMAYQIAKEIGAMATVLKGKVDAIVITGGLAKSKMLTDWIVERVKFIAEVLIFRGDDEMKALAKAALRVLDGREIAKQY; this is encoded by the coding sequence ATGTATAAAATACTTGTCATCAACCCCGGCTCGACATCCACAAAAATTGCCATTTTCAACGATAAGGAAATGGTTTTAGCCGAAACTTTAAAACACTCGGCTGAAGAAATAAAAACTCATCCAAAAATCTGGAATCAATTCGATTTCAGGTTTAGCGCAATTGATAAATGGCTGCATCAAAACAAAATCAATCTAAAAGAATTGAACGCAGTTGTAACATTGGGCGGATTATTCCGCTCGCTCGAAGGTGGTGTGTATGAAGTGAATGATAAAATGCTTGTTGACGCTCGTGCAAACTTGCAAGGCGAACACGCCTCGAACCTCGGCTGTGCACTTGCCTATTCAATCGCAGTAGAAGCTCATTGCAAAGCTTATGTCGTTGACCCTGTATCGGTAGATGAGTTTGAACCACTGGCAAGATATTCCGGTCACCCTGAAATTACACGGCGAAGTCTTTCGCACGCTTTAAGTTTGCACGAAGCAGCACGCAATGCAGCGGAACAATTACATCTCAAGTATGAATCGTCATCATTCGTGATCGCACATACCGGCGGCGGAATTTCAGTAGCGCCTATCCGAAACGGAAAAATTATTGATGTGAATGATGCATCGAGTGACGGGCCTTTTTCACCAGAGAGAACAGGCGGACTCCCGCTGCAACCATTCATCACGTTAGCCTACTCAGGAAAGTATTCGGAGCAAGAACTACGCAAGTTCGTAATGGGCAACGGCGGCTTGGTCGCATATTTAAGAACGAACAGTGCTGAAGAAATTGAAAAACGAATTGCAGATGGTGATGCTAAAGCCAAAGAAGTATTTGAAGCAATGGCTTACCAGATCGCCAAAGAAATTGGCGCTATGGCAACTGTACTGAAAGGAAAAGTGGATGCAATTGTTATTACCGGCGGACTCGCAAAATCGAAAATGCTGACCGATTGGATTGTTGAACGTGTGAAGTTCATCGCAGAAGTTTTAATATTCCGCGGAGACGACGAGATGAAAGCATTAGCGAAAGCTGCATTGCGGGTTTTGGATGGACGTGAGATAGCAAAACAATATTGA
- a CDS encoding phosphate acyltransferase has protein sequence MIKNFKDFLTYALSIKGKSIVVVQPHNEETLSAVVETAKMNLAEFHLVGTESIIRQTLNSLGSSLQFHFYNEVDTEKSILKSFELIHNKTCDILMKGSVDTSTLMKSVFDPANNLRSGKLFSDVFIFETHKENKLLMITDGGLNLSPNLDEKISIIQNAIKVAHALGNTNPKVALLSASEKVNPKLQSSVDAAEITKLNRDWKITGCVIEGPMALDVCVSEQAAAEKNIRTEVAGKADIIVAPNIEAANSLAKSTQYFAGLPHAQVIVGGKIPILIPSRADKCEEKVRTIALGVIMSSANN, from the coding sequence ATGATAAAGAACTTTAAAGATTTTTTAACATACGCTCTCTCGATAAAGGGCAAATCTATCGTGGTTGTTCAACCGCATAACGAAGAGACACTCTCTGCCGTCGTCGAAACCGCAAAGATGAATTTAGCTGAATTCCATTTGGTCGGAACTGAATCTATTATCCGGCAAACGCTCAACTCGTTAGGTAGTTCGCTTCAATTTCATTTTTACAATGAAGTTGATACTGAAAAATCCATATTAAAATCTTTCGAACTCATCCACAACAAAACGTGCGATATCCTGATGAAGGGTTCGGTGGATACTTCGACTTTGATGAAATCGGTTTTCGACCCTGCAAACAATTTACGTTCAGGAAAACTTTTCAGCGATGTATTCATTTTTGAGACACATAAAGAAAATAAATTACTGATGATAACCGATGGCGGGCTTAATTTATCACCGAATCTTGATGAAAAAATTTCAATCATACAGAATGCTATAAAAGTTGCCCACGCATTAGGGAACACGAATCCAAAAGTGGCTTTATTGTCGGCATCCGAAAAAGTTAATCCGAAACTACAATCATCTGTTGATGCGGCTGAAATTACGAAGCTGAACCGTGATTGGAAAATAACGGGATGTGTAATCGAGGGACCGATGGCGTTAGATGTTTGCGTTAGTGAACAAGCCGCCGCTGAAAAAAATATCCGCACCGAAGTTGCCGGTAAAGCCGACATTATTGTAGCTCCGAACATCGAAGCAGCCAACAGTTTGGCAAAAAGCACGCAATACTTTGCCGGATTGCCGCACGCGCAGGTAATAGTAGGGGGTAAAATTCCGATACTCATCCCATCGCGTGCAGATAAATGCGAAGAAAAAGTCAGGACAATTGCTTTAGGTGTTATAATGAGTTCTGCGAATAATTAA